A portion of the Phacochoerus africanus isolate WHEZ1 chromosome 5, ROS_Pafr_v1, whole genome shotgun sequence genome contains these proteins:
- the LOC125126854 gene encoding tetratricopeptide repeat protein 39B-like gives MSLALNRRENNKDDFTSFSKGENDKEEKFEDAYEMIPAATTMDLISSLEECTTGLYLFLNNRFSDAINLIYPWSKNSTYHALIYSILMVVKAILTFDPHDIDIGLTAAKEALRTCNNFRRKSRMMSLSHLVSKQGIKAIEEELHAEVCYAECLILKSTVMFIQDDSVLSLLKSGINIGLSYQIYKDCQQVLTQIHNYQSKTYKHLVGGIKFGLGAFNLILSLVPPKTLKLLNIVGYSGDREVGLTLLHESASESHINNILSVLTLFFYYNYISVAFGVEKGHSSAIENLSLIYLQKFPNCVILKFFHARFSMLKGSFKRAQLTLEECIFIQNEWKQVHHLCYWELMWCYIFLLEWRQAYHFADLLFQNSRWSKAIYSFAKASLLAVLPSDFLKSVSEDMSSLFLNVDNLRIRILGTSVPIEKFVAEKGQRYGSTPGWFTAQPILEFIYAWSGFRVMSKRLELISTWLSIIDKGEELLRENPNKEYGIDDISLLNLLKGLCLKYLGKYSLAEHYLNHVIQKEKLLKYDHYLVPYSYYELGILYYLKGDYANAIKSLENIKNYKDYSMEARLQFRAHVALEQIAKEK, from the coding sequence ATGTCACTTGCTctgaacagaagagaaaataataaggaTGACTTTACATCATTTAGTAAGGGAGAAAATGATAAAGAGGAAAAGTTTGAAGACGCCTATGAAATGATCCCTGCAGCAACAACAATGGATCTCATATCTTCCCTGGAAGAATGCACAACTGGATTGTATTTGTTTCTGAATAATAGATTCTCAGATGCCATAAATCTCATTTACCCCTGGTCGAAAAACAGCACATACCATGCTCTAATTTACAGCATCCTTATGGTTGTTAAGGCCATCCTGACTTTTGATCCACATGATATAGACATTGGGCTGACTGCGGCAAAGGAAGCTTTGAGAACCTGTAACAATTTCCGCAGAAAATCTCGGATGATGAGTTTGTCTCATCTAGTGAGTAAACAGGGCATAAAGGCTATCGAAGAGGAATTGCATGCAGAAGTCTGCTACGCTGAGTGTTTGATCTTGAAATCCACTGTAATGTTTATACAGGATGACAGTGTGCTTAGTTTACTTAAAAGTGGCATCAACATTGGGTTAAgttaccaaatatacaaagactGTCAGCAGGTACTAACACAGATACATAATTACCAAAGCAAAACCTATAAACACCTGGTTGGAGGCATAAAGTTTGGACTTGGTGCATTCAATTTGATATTATCACTTGTGCCACCAAAGACACTTAAACTACTCAACATTGTTGGATACTCTGGTGATAGAGAGGTAGGCTTGACTTTGCTTCATGAGAGTGCATCTGAATCCCATATAAATAATATCTTAAGTGTTTTGACTCTATTCTTTTATTACAATTATATCTCTGTAGCTTTTGGTGTTGAAAAAGGCCACAGTTCTGCTATAGAGAATCTCTCTCTAATCTACCTCCAGAAATTTCCAAACTGTGTCatacttaaattttttcatgCACGTTTTAGTATGCTGAAAGGAAGTTTTAAACGTGCCCAGTTAACACTGGAGGAGTGCATTTTTATTCAGAACGAATGGAAGCAGGTTCATCACCTCTGTTACTGGGAACTCATGTGGTGCTACATTTTTCTGCTGGAATGGAGGCAGGCTTACCACTTTGCTGATCTACTGTTTCAAAATAGCAGATGGTCCAAGGCAATATATTCATTCGCTAAGGCCTCACTACTGGCCGTGCTTCCTTCTGACTTTTTGAAATCAGTAAGTGAAGACATGAGCTCTCTCTTCTTAAATGTGGATAACCTGAGAATCAGAATTTTAGGAACTTCTGTGCCAATAGAAAAGTTTGTTGCTGAGAAGGGTCAGCGCTATGGTAGTACTCCTGGCTGGTTTACAGCACAGCCCATCCTGGAATTCATTTATGCCTGGAGTGGTTTCCGAGTCATGAGCAAAAGGCTAGAACTTATTTCCACCTGGCTATCAATAATTGACAAAGGAGAAGAGCTCTTACGAGAAAATCCAAATAAAGAGTATGGAATTGATGACATAAGTTTGCTAAATTTATTGAAAGGTCTGTGCCTAAAATACTTGGGAAAATATTCGTTGGCTGAGCACTACTTAAATCATGTCAttcaaaaggagaaattgttAAAATATGACCACTATTTGGTGCCATATTCTTACTATGAACTGGGTATTCTATACTATCTTAAAGGAGATTATGCCAACGCAATAAAAAgcctagaaaacataaaaaactaCAAAGACTATTCCATGGAAGCCCGATTACAGTTTAGGGCTCATGTGGCCCTTGAGCAAATAGCTAAAGAGAAATGA